The Procambarus clarkii isolate CNS0578487 chromosome 7, FALCON_Pclarkii_2.0, whole genome shotgun sequence genome window below encodes:
- the LOC123748773 gene encoding uncharacterized protein: protein MRALVLAVVTVAVVSAYGPPKPHSNDNGCSSGNCGSSSSSGSSGGCGTSGCPQAGNTQITCSGSGCVSGSGGVSGSSGSSGSSGSSGSSGCSGAGCPAGDSAPYWWLGDNSPFKLPPGAQDSRTPTSPFQQPAKSKPSPLSPTLHNLVIPPMGICDPTFVCVHWQLCRDGYVISDGTGEINKQLKEIPFQVKFKYTSCGGDMVCCGVPSGGSQVPSGSSQVPSGGFQVPSGGFQVPSGGSQVSSGSSQVPSGDFQVPSSGSQVPSSGSQVLSGGFPVPSGGSLVPFGGSSVHTSSSSVHSGSSSAPVRGSLLPFSGSSVHSGGSSVHSGSSSVHSGSSSVHSGSSSAPVKGSLLPFSGSSVHSGGSSVHSGSSSVPSKGALVPFGGSSVHTSSSSVHSGSSSVPAKGSLLPFSDSSVHSSGSSVTSGGSLAPFGGSSVHSGSSSALAGGSQVSSGSSIVPSFSSSVPSDGSPVSSVGSPVTSFGSSVPSFGSPVPSSGSSVPSAGPPVPSTEYLVPSADSPAPSAGSQSAARLPSPPPSSFSLPTISKPLKPFPHSQLGVNPPSSSGSPAQNVPFSQFSSTVPQTTLAGGQPSGLSPQPSSISQAGAVAPSHFPSAGHPGSQGRPFSNPINPVGPSSPQSTSMPGMMPGMMPGMMPGMVMPMRSGSCSAGTYCVPAAQCNPYTGFILRDNTPVLAVWPDSPTVPLLDCFVPDGSITGGVCCQEPHPNAGGAD, encoded by the exons ATGCGTGCATTAGTGCTTGCGGTCGTgacagtggcggtggtgtcggcataCGGGCCCCCCAAACCTCATTCCAATGACAACGGCTGCAGTAGTGGGAACTGCGGCAGCTCAAGCAGTTCTGGCAGCAGTGGCGGGTGTGGTACTAGTGGCTGCCCTCAAGCAGGTAACACACAGATAACCTGCAGCGGAAGCGGCTGCGTCAGCGGTAGTGGCGGTGTCAGTGGTAGCAGTGGCAGCAGTGGCAGCAGTGGCAGCAGTGGGAGTAGTGGCTGCTCTGGTGCCGGGTGTCCAGCAGGCGACTCTGCTCCATACTGGTGGCTGGGAGACAACTCTCCCTTTAAGCTTCCTCCAGGGGCGCAAGACTCCCGCACGCCGACTAGCCCATTCCAGCAGCCCGCGAAATCcaaaccatcaccactgtcacccacgctcCACAACCTGGTGATCCCACCCATGGGCATCTGTGATCCCACATTCGTCTGTGTGCACTGGCAGCTGTGTCGGGACGGCTATGTTATCAGCGACGGCACTGGTGAAATCAACAAGCAGCTCAAGGAGATCCCGTTCCAG GTGAAGTTCAAGTACACCAGTTGCGGCGGAGACATGGTATGCTGCGGCGTGCCCTCAGGCGGCTCCCAAGTGCCCTCAGGCAGCTCCCAAGTGCCATCTGGCGGCTTCCAAGTGCCCTCAGGCGGCTTCCAAGTGCCCTCTGGCGGCTCTCAAGTGTCCTCAGGCAGCTCCCAAGTGCCATCTGGCGACTTCCAAGTGCCTTCTAGCGGCTCCCAAGTGCCCTCTAGCGGCTCGCAAGTGCTCTCAGGCGGTTTCCCAGTTCCCTCTGGAGGCTCCCTAGTGCCCTTCGGTGGCTCCTCTGTGCACACAAGTAGCTCCTCGGTGCACTCCGGCAGCTCCTCAGCTCCTGTAAGAGGCTCCTTATTGCCTTTCAGCGGCTCCTCAGTGCATTCCGGCGGCTCCTCAGTGCACTCCGGCAGTTCCTCAGTGCACTCCGGCAGTTCCTCAGTGCATTCCGGCAGTTCCTCAGCTCCTGTAAAAGGCTCCTTATTGCCTTTCAGCGGCTCCTCAGTGCATTCCGGCGGCTCCTCAGTGCATTCCGGCAGCTCCTCAGTGCCTTCAAAAGGCGCCCTAGTGCCCTTCGGCGGCTCTTCGGTGCACACCAGTAGCTCCTCAGTGCACTCCGGCAGCTCCTCAGTGCCTGCAAAAGGCTCTTTACTGCCGTTCAGCGACTCCTCAGTGCACTCTAGTGGATCCTCGGTGACTTCCGGAGGTTCCCTAGCGCCCTTTGGTGGCAGCTCAGTTCACTCCGGCAGCTCCTCGGCTCTCGCTGGAGGCTCCCAAGTATCCTCCGGCAGCTCCATAGTGCCCTCCTTCAGCTCCTCCGTGCCCTCTGATGGCTCTCCGGTCTCCTCCGTCGGTTCCCCAGTGACGTCGTTCGGGTCATCAGTGCCGTCTTTCGGCTCGCCAGTTCCTTCCTCTGGCTCTTCTGTGCCTTCTGCCGGACCTCCAGTACCCTCAACCGAGTACCTTGTTCCCTCTGCAGACTCTCCAGCGCCATCTGCCGGCTCCCAAAGTGCTGCTCGGCTCCCTAGCCCCCCACCTTCTTCTTTCTCTTTGCCCACTATTTCTAAACCCCTCAAACCATTCCCCCACAGTCAGTTGGGAGTAAATCCACCGAGCAGTTCTGGATCACCGGCTCAGAATGTACCATTTTCCCAGTTCTCATCCACAGTACCTCAGACCACCCTGGCTGGTGGCCAGCCCTCGGGGCTCAGCCCTCAGCCTTCTAGCATCAGCCAGGCCGGCGCTGTCGCACCTTCCCATTTCCCTTCAGCAGGACATCCAGGATCACAGGGACGTCCCTTTAGCAACCCCATCAACCCTGTGGGTCCTTCCAGCCCGCAATCTACATCCATGCCGGGTATGATGCCGGGTATGATGCCGGGTATGATGCCGGGTATGGTGATGCCGATGCGGTCTGGGTCGTGCAGCGCTGGGACGTACTGCGTGCCGGCCGCACAGTGTAACCCGTACACAGGCTTCATTCTGAGGGATAACACCCCGGTACTGGCAGTGTGGCCAGACTCGCCCACCGTGCCTTTACTG GACTGTTTCGTGCCAGATGGCTCCATCACTGGCGGCGTCTGCTGCCAGGAGCCGCACCCCAACGCCGGAGGAGCCGACTAG